One Hymenobacter volaticus genomic region harbors:
- a CDS encoding glycoside hydrolase family 27 protein has protein sequence MKKTALLLLSLAFSLPGFSQGNNYTQNYKKYDNLALTPPMGWNSWNKFACNVDEKLIREVADALVATGMKDAGYTYINIDDCWHGERDAQGFIHEDPKRFPSGMKALADYIHSKGLKFGVYSDAGSQTCGGRPGSRGYEFQDAQVYASWGVDYLKYDWCNTEGLKAEGAYKTITAALRKAGRPIVLSICEWGNDKPWEWGPTVGHLWRTTGDIYNCFDCINDHGTWKSWGVMQILDKQDGLRQYAGPGHWNDPDMLEVGNGMPANEDRAHFTMWSMIAAPLITGNDLRKMSKETTEILTNREVLAVNQDKLGVQGFKQSTKDSVETWLKPLEGGKWAVTFLNRSRKPQPVRFDWQTTPITDDLSKQELNATKTTYKVRNLWAKKDAGTTKKAFAATVPAHDVVLLLLTK, from the coding sequence ATGAAAAAAACCGCGCTCTTACTACTGAGCTTGGCTTTCTCCTTGCCAGGATTCAGCCAGGGAAACAACTACACCCAGAATTACAAGAAGTACGACAACCTAGCCCTAACGCCCCCGATGGGCTGGAACAGCTGGAACAAATTTGCTTGCAACGTCGACGAAAAGCTGATCCGGGAAGTAGCCGATGCCCTGGTAGCAACGGGCATGAAAGACGCTGGCTACACCTACATCAACATCGACGACTGCTGGCACGGCGAGCGGGATGCGCAGGGCTTTATCCACGAAGATCCGAAGCGTTTTCCCTCGGGCATGAAGGCACTGGCCGATTACATTCACTCTAAAGGACTGAAGTTCGGCGTCTACTCCGATGCGGGCTCGCAAACCTGCGGCGGCCGGCCCGGCAGCCGCGGTTACGAGTTTCAGGACGCGCAGGTGTACGCCAGCTGGGGCGTCGATTACCTTAAGTACGACTGGTGCAACACGGAAGGCCTCAAAGCGGAAGGCGCCTATAAAACCATCACGGCGGCGCTACGCAAAGCGGGCCGGCCAATCGTGCTCAGCATCTGCGAGTGGGGCAACGACAAGCCTTGGGAATGGGGTCCAACCGTTGGCCACCTGTGGCGCACGACCGGCGACATCTACAACTGCTTCGATTGCATCAACGACCATGGCACCTGGAAATCGTGGGGCGTGATGCAGATTCTGGACAAGCAGGACGGCCTGCGCCAGTACGCCGGCCCCGGCCACTGGAATGATCCTGATATGCTGGAAGTCGGCAACGGTATGCCCGCCAACGAAGACCGCGCTCACTTCACCATGTGGAGCATGATAGCTGCTCCGCTCATCACCGGCAACGACCTGCGCAAAATGAGCAAGGAAACAACCGAGATCCTGACCAACCGTGAAGTGCTGGCCGTCAACCAGGATAAGCTAGGCGTGCAGGGCTTCAAACAGTCTACTAAAGACAGCGTGGAAACTTGGCTGAAGCCGCTGGAAGGCGGGAAATGGGCTGTTACATTTCTGAATCGCAGCCGTAAGCCCCAGCCGGTTCGCTTCGATTGGCAAACCACGCCCATCACCGACGACTTGTCGAAGCAGGAGTTGAATGCAACCAAAACCACCTATAAAGTCCGCAATCTATGGGCCAAGAAGGATGCGGGTACCACCAAGAAGGCTTTCGCTGCCACGGTACCCGCCCATGACGTGGTACTACTGTTGCTGACGAAATAA
- a CDS encoding SGNH/GDSL hydrolase family protein gives MRSLLSHLKYVAAVLLVLSLPTLAAQPPKPTTFYAADNQNIQYTGRIDFSDVKKPRCWAPGAYFTARFAGPSCAVVVNDEMLWGKHNYLEVVVDGKLSRLLLTGKENTVTVAENLPGQVHTLTVCKNTESNIGYLEFVGLHCAQLLPPAARPTRRIEFIGNSITCGTGSDESVVPCGKGQWQDQHNAYQAYGPTTARALSAEWQLTAVSGIGLMHSCCDLPLVMPQVYDKINLRENLLPWDFRRYQPDLVTVCLGQNDGVQDSAAFCRNYLSFLQKLRRHYPKAQLVCLTSPMADARLTTVLQRYLTSVVAQANATGDAGVHKFFFSRSYTSGCDSHPSLAEHQLIAAELIAYLKSSLGW, from the coding sequence ATGCGTTCTCTGCTTTCTCACCTGAAATACGTCGCCGCCGTGCTACTGGTTCTGTCGCTGCCTACGTTGGCAGCACAGCCGCCCAAGCCGACTACCTTCTATGCAGCCGACAACCAGAATATTCAGTACACTGGGCGCATCGATTTCAGCGACGTCAAAAAGCCCCGCTGCTGGGCGCCAGGGGCGTACTTCACCGCTCGGTTTGCGGGACCGTCCTGCGCAGTGGTCGTCAACGATGAGATGCTGTGGGGCAAGCACAATTACCTGGAAGTGGTAGTAGACGGCAAGCTGTCACGCCTACTCTTAACGGGGAAAGAAAACACGGTGACCGTAGCCGAGAATCTACCCGGCCAGGTCCACACGCTCACGGTGTGCAAAAACACTGAATCGAACATCGGCTACCTGGAGTTTGTGGGCCTGCACTGCGCCCAGCTGCTTCCCCCGGCGGCCCGGCCTACGCGGCGCATCGAGTTTATCGGCAACTCCATCACCTGTGGCACGGGCAGCGATGAATCGGTGGTGCCGTGCGGGAAGGGGCAATGGCAAGATCAGCACAATGCCTACCAGGCGTATGGCCCTACCACCGCCCGGGCCCTAAGCGCCGAGTGGCAGCTAACCGCAGTATCGGGCATCGGCCTGATGCACAGTTGCTGCGACTTACCGCTGGTTATGCCCCAGGTATACGATAAAATCAACCTGCGCGAGAACCTGCTGCCGTGGGACTTCCGCCGCTACCAGCCCGACCTAGTCACCGTTTGCCTGGGTCAAAACGACGGGGTACAGGACTCGGCGGCGTTTTGCCGCAATTACCTATCGTTTCTGCAGAAACTGCGCCGGCACTACCCCAAGGCGCAACTGGTGTGCCTGACCAGTCCCATGGCTGACGCCCGGCTCACGACCGTGTTGCAGCGTTACTTAACGAGCGTAGTTGCGCAGGCCAACGCGACGGGCGATGCGGGGGTGCATAAGTTTTTCTTTTCGCGCAGCTATACCAGTGGCTGCGACAGCCATCCTAGCCTGGCAGAGCATCAGCTTATTGCCGCTGAGCTCATCGCCTACCTAAAGAGCAGCCTGGGGTGGTAA
- a CDS encoding sialate O-acetylesterase → MSFLFMYLSNPKKLLMMLTASLGSTAHATVRLPALVGNHMVVQRDVPVPVWGWAASGEQVGVTFRGHSYSATPNAAGRWQVTLPATPAGGPYTITIKGQNTLTVEDVLVGDVWLASGQSNMELPLRDKNAPAPGAYPLILNAEQEVAMANFPQIRQFTVQKVVAYQPQKESEGYSWQVCSPATAGSFSAVAYFFARDLHQHYHVPIGIISSPWGGTPAEAWVSAESLRQLPDFQAPLAALTQRPARPATPEKDAQITPTVLYNGMIAPLHPYALKGVIWYQGESNTGRGAQYRTLFPALIRDWRAHWGVELPFLFVQLANFTKTLPLPGPSDWAEVREAQALALALPRTGMAVAIDLGDPDDIHPANKQDVGHRLALVARQVAYGDKKIVATGPTFQRMRVDDKQVRLTFGNTGSGLMLRSGTTTLSGFAVAGLDGQFHWAAATLAGPTKVVLTCAAVPVPVAVRYSWANNPLGNLYNREGLPAVPFRTDVPTGAASKL, encoded by the coding sequence ATGTCTTTCCTTTTTATGTACCTCAGCAACCCTAAGAAACTGCTAATGATGCTAACCGCCAGCCTAGGCTCGACGGCTCACGCAACGGTGCGCCTGCCGGCGCTGGTGGGCAACCACATGGTTGTGCAGCGCGACGTGCCGGTGCCCGTGTGGGGCTGGGCGGCGTCCGGCGAGCAGGTAGGGGTAACCTTCCGGGGGCACAGCTACTCAGCCACTCCCAATGCGGCGGGACGGTGGCAGGTAACCCTACCCGCCACGCCGGCTGGTGGGCCGTACACGATTACTATCAAAGGGCAGAATACGCTCACGGTGGAAGATGTGCTGGTAGGCGACGTGTGGCTAGCTTCCGGTCAGTCGAACATGGAGCTGCCGCTGCGCGACAAAAACGCCCCGGCCCCTGGGGCGTACCCCCTGATTCTGAATGCCGAACAGGAAGTAGCCATGGCCAACTTCCCGCAGATCCGGCAGTTTACGGTGCAGAAAGTGGTGGCGTATCAGCCCCAAAAAGAGAGCGAAGGCTATAGTTGGCAGGTGTGCAGCCCCGCCACCGCCGGTAGCTTCTCGGCCGTGGCGTACTTTTTTGCCCGCGACTTGCACCAGCACTATCACGTGCCGATTGGGATAATCAGCAGCCCCTGGGGCGGTACGCCGGCCGAAGCTTGGGTGAGTGCCGAATCCCTGCGTCAGCTGCCCGATTTCCAAGCCCCACTAGCCGCTTTAACGCAGCGCCCGGCTCGCCCGGCTACGCCCGAGAAAGATGCTCAAATTACGCCTACCGTGCTCTACAACGGCATGATAGCGCCCTTGCACCCCTACGCGCTGAAGGGGGTTATCTGGTACCAGGGTGAAAGCAACACCGGCCGGGGCGCGCAGTATCGCACCCTGTTTCCAGCCCTTATCCGTGATTGGCGCGCCCATTGGGGAGTTGAGTTGCCCTTCTTGTTTGTGCAGCTCGCCAACTTCACTAAAACTCTACCCTTGCCCGGCCCTTCCGACTGGGCCGAAGTGCGCGAAGCCCAGGCGCTGGCGCTGGCCCTACCCCGCACGGGCATGGCCGTGGCCATCGACCTAGGCGACCCCGACGACATTCACCCCGCCAATAAGCAGGACGTGGGTCACCGCCTAGCGCTGGTAGCACGCCAAGTGGCGTACGGCGATAAGAAAATAGTAGCCACCGGCCCCACTTTCCAACGCATGCGCGTGGACGATAAGCAGGTGCGCCTGACGTTCGGCAACACGGGCTCGGGCCTGATGCTGAGAAGCGGAACCACGACGCTCAGTGGCTTTGCCGTAGCCGGGCTTGATGGGCAGTTTCATTGGGCCGCCGCGACACTTGCCGGTCCAACCAAAGTGGTGTTGACTTGCGCGGCCGTACCGGTGCCAGTAGCCGTGCGCTATAGCTGGGCCAACAACCCCCTGGGCAACCTCTACAACCGCGAAGGCCTGCCGGCGGTGCCGTTCCGTACCGATGTGCCAACGGGCGCGGCCAGCAAACTCTAG
- a CDS encoding ROK family protein, whose translation MAHFNQQHNLWGIDLGGTKIEGVILKSAQEPEVLFRHRVPTGVAHGYSHILGQVAQLVQHLEAAAGYRAEQVGIGTPGTTIPKSGLMKNCNATVLNGQPVRADLEQLLGMRVALANDANCFALAETRLGVVKKRFPNAKVVFGIILGTGVGGGLVVNGQILEGYHGIAGEWGHNYLSTMGGDLCFCGKTGCTESILAGPSLERFYARHSQQPRSLPEIVERAGRGHDAAASQTMERLLNFFGLALSNVINLLDPDVIVIGGGVGNIDCLYEAGVAKIQQHIFDHQFEAPIVKPLLGDSAGVFGAAYLVAEPVPVPAYAA comes from the coding sequence ATGGCACACTTCAATCAACAACACAACCTGTGGGGTATCGACCTGGGCGGCACTAAAATAGAGGGTGTCATTTTAAAGTCGGCCCAAGAACCGGAGGTCTTATTCCGGCACCGTGTACCCACGGGGGTAGCGCACGGCTACAGCCACATCCTCGGCCAGGTAGCCCAATTAGTGCAGCACCTGGAGGCGGCAGCCGGCTACCGCGCCGAGCAAGTGGGCATTGGCACGCCCGGCACGACCATCCCGAAGTCGGGGCTTATGAAGAACTGTAATGCGACGGTGCTCAACGGCCAGCCCGTGCGCGCCGACCTCGAGCAACTGCTGGGTATGCGCGTAGCCCTGGCCAACGATGCCAACTGCTTCGCCCTGGCCGAAACCCGGCTGGGCGTCGTGAAAAAGCGCTTTCCCAATGCCAAAGTGGTATTCGGCATCATCCTCGGTACCGGCGTGGGCGGCGGCCTAGTTGTGAACGGACAAATTCTGGAGGGCTACCACGGTATTGCCGGCGAGTGGGGCCACAACTACCTGAGTACGATGGGAGGGGACCTATGCTTTTGCGGTAAAACCGGTTGCACGGAAAGCATTTTGGCCGGTCCATCCTTGGAGCGGTTTTATGCCCGCCACAGCCAGCAGCCGCGTAGCCTGCCAGAAATAGTGGAACGCGCCGGCCGGGGCCACGACGCCGCCGCAAGCCAAACGATGGAGCGCCTGCTCAACTTTTTCGGGCTCGCGCTCAGCAATGTAATCAACCTTCTTGACCCCGATGTGATTGTGATTGGCGGCGGGGTAGGCAACATTGACTGTCTCTATGAAGCAGGCGTCGCTAAAATTCAGCAACACATTTTTGACCATCAGTTTGAGGCGCCGATAGTTAAACCCCTCCTCGGTGACAGCGCAGGCGTGTTTGGGGCGGCCTACTTGGTTGCGGAGCCCGTGCCAGTTCCGGCGTATGCAGCTTGA
- the galA gene encoding beta-galactosidase GalA codes for MDAHWRFALGHPFDTNQDFTNGTSYFSYFAKAGYGDGAASSTFDDRAWRQLDLPHDWAVELPFDSTAQHSHGYKATGRNFPATNVGWYRKTFTIPATDLGRQLALEFDGVYRNSKVWVNGHYLGTEPSGYNSFRYDITDYVNYGGNNVVAVRADATMPEGWFYEGAGIYRHVWLTKTNPVHVAPNGTWVTARVAATTAAITARVNLLNEGKKAQTCAVTQTILDAQGRVVASKKQDAVFLSPFQPREITLQLPVADANLWDLAAPYLYTLRTTVLLDNQEVDRYDTPFGIRTVRFDAKEGFFLNGKPVKLKGTNNHQDHAGVGTALPDELQYFRIKALKAMGSNAYRCSHHPPTPELLAACDQLGMLVIDENRLMGTNYQMQEDLRDMILRDRNHPSIISWSIGNEEWGIENSIRGARIATTMQTYVHSLDSTRLCTAGISGGFQSGISDVVEVMGYNYLGNGDVDAHHRRFPAQPGMGTEEGSTFATRGEYVTDAQKHYAAAYDQKPRPAFYSIEEGWRFYAERPYLAGMFIWTGFDYRGEATPYRWPSVTSYFGMMDLCGFPKDNAYYLRSWWSQQPTLHLLPHWNWPGREGQPIEVWAYSNCDEVELFLNKKSLGKQAVPRNSHVAWKVNYAPGTLEAYGYKNGRQTLHEVVQTTGQAAGIHLTPHKATLKADGEDLAVVTVAVADHRNLTAPTANEQITFSVTGPAKIIGVGNGNPTSLEKEKFVEAIQVAAIQGMQETPVSGLAAGVAASKQNQPATWQPAFVKRDYKNLAPAYRHQGSFELPVDFAKGQVTFFYNSIGQQQHLYINGQEIAKDLKQSAEGNVFHLAPTLLKPGRNTIEIVATPLTKEHDWDVVNTNPGTIQVLTPAAPWKRNTFNGLAQVLIQTTKEPGTVTLTATAKGLKTAALKLKVEKATARPAVL; via the coding sequence ATGGATGCTCACTGGCGCTTTGCCCTGGGGCACCCCTTCGACACCAACCAGGACTTTACCAACGGCACCAGCTACTTTTCCTATTTCGCCAAGGCCGGCTACGGCGACGGAGCGGCAAGTTCCACGTTCGATGACCGGGCTTGGCGCCAGCTCGATTTGCCGCACGACTGGGCCGTCGAGCTGCCATTCGACAGCACTGCCCAGCACAGCCACGGCTACAAAGCCACTGGCCGCAACTTTCCAGCGACCAACGTGGGGTGGTATCGCAAAACGTTTACCATCCCGGCTACCGATCTTGGGCGGCAGCTGGCGCTGGAATTTGATGGCGTGTACCGCAACTCCAAGGTTTGGGTGAACGGCCACTACCTCGGCACCGAGCCCAGCGGCTATAACAGCTTCCGCTATGACATCACCGACTACGTCAACTACGGCGGCAACAACGTAGTGGCCGTGCGGGCAGATGCCACCATGCCCGAAGGCTGGTTTTACGAGGGCGCGGGCATTTACCGGCACGTATGGCTCACCAAAACCAACCCCGTGCACGTCGCCCCCAACGGTACGTGGGTCACGGCCCGGGTGGCCGCCACGACGGCCGCTATCACGGCCCGGGTTAACCTTCTGAACGAAGGAAAGAAGGCGCAAACCTGCGCGGTTACGCAAACCATCCTCGACGCCCAAGGTCGCGTGGTAGCCAGCAAAAAACAGGACGCCGTATTCCTGTCGCCGTTTCAGCCGCGAGAAATCACGCTGCAATTGCCGGTCGCCGATGCCAACCTGTGGGATTTGGCAGCGCCTTACTTGTATACGTTGCGCACGACCGTTCTTCTAGATAATCAGGAAGTGGACCGTTACGACACGCCGTTTGGCATTCGCACCGTCCGGTTTGATGCCAAAGAAGGTTTTTTCCTGAATGGCAAGCCCGTAAAACTGAAGGGTACCAACAACCATCAAGACCACGCCGGGGTAGGCACAGCCCTACCCGACGAGTTGCAGTATTTCCGCATTAAGGCGCTGAAGGCTATGGGCTCGAACGCCTACCGCTGCTCGCACCACCCGCCCACGCCCGAGCTGCTGGCGGCCTGCGACCAGCTTGGTATGCTGGTGATTGACGAGAACCGCTTAATGGGCACCAATTACCAGATGCAGGAAGACTTGCGCGACATGATCCTGCGCGACCGTAACCACCCGAGTATCATTAGCTGGTCGATTGGCAACGAGGAATGGGGCATTGAAAACAGCATCAGGGGCGCGCGCATCGCCACCACCATGCAAACCTACGTGCACAGCCTGGATTCAACGCGGCTCTGCACGGCTGGTATCAGCGGCGGTTTTCAAAGCGGCATTTCCGATGTGGTGGAAGTGATGGGCTACAACTACCTAGGCAACGGCGACGTTGACGCGCACCACCGGCGGTTTCCGGCCCAGCCGGGCATGGGCACCGAAGAAGGCTCCACGTTTGCCACCCGCGGCGAGTACGTAACCGACGCGCAAAAACACTACGCCGCCGCCTACGATCAAAAGCCCCGGCCTGCTTTCTACAGCATCGAGGAAGGATGGCGCTTCTACGCCGAGCGCCCCTATCTGGCCGGCATGTTTATCTGGACGGGCTTCGATTACCGCGGGGAAGCCACGCCTTACCGGTGGCCGTCGGTAACGTCCTACTTCGGCATGATGGACTTGTGCGGCTTCCCGAAGGATAACGCGTACTACCTCCGGTCGTGGTGGAGTCAGCAGCCGACCCTGCACTTGCTGCCGCACTGGAACTGGCCGGGTCGCGAGGGCCAGCCCATCGAGGTGTGGGCCTACAGCAATTGCGACGAAGTCGAGCTGTTTCTAAACAAGAAGAGCCTGGGCAAACAGGCTGTGCCGCGCAACTCCCACGTGGCCTGGAAAGTCAACTACGCGCCGGGCACGCTGGAAGCTTATGGTTACAAAAACGGCCGCCAGACGCTGCATGAGGTCGTCCAAACCACCGGTCAAGCCGCTGGCATTCACCTGACGCCGCATAAAGCAACCCTTAAAGCCGACGGCGAGGACCTGGCTGTGGTGACGGTGGCCGTTGCCGACCATCGCAACTTAACCGCACCGACCGCTAACGAGCAAATCACCTTTTCCGTGACTGGTCCCGCCAAGATTATCGGGGTTGGCAACGGCAACCCTACTTCGCTGGAAAAAGAGAAGTTCGTGGAAGCTATCCAAGTGGCAGCTATTCAAGGCATGCAGGAAACGCCCGTATCTGGTTTGGCGGCGGGCGTAGCGGCGAGTAAGCAGAATCAACCAGCAACTTGGCAACCCGCATTCGTAAAGCGCGACTACAAAAATCTAGCTCCCGCTTACCGCCACCAAGGTAGCTTCGAGTTGCCAGTTGATTTTGCCAAAGGCCAAGTCACATTCTTCTACAATAGCATTGGTCAGCAGCAACACCTTTATATCAACGGCCAGGAAATAGCCAAAGACCTGAAGCAAAGTGCGGAAGGCAACGTATTTCATCTGGCCCCGACCCTCTTGAAACCCGGCCGGAACACCATCGAGATAGTGGCGACTCCCCTGACGAAGGAGCACGACTGGGATGTGGTGAACACCAACCCCGGTACCATCCAGGTGCTTACCCCAGCGGCTCCCTGGAAACGCAACACGTTTAATGGCCTGGCCCAAGTGTTGATTCAAACCACTAAAGAGCCCGGCACGGTGACCCTCACTGCCACGGCAAAAGGTTTAAAAACGGCTGCGCTCAAGTTGAAAGTTGAAAAAGCAACAGCTCGTCCCGCTGTGCTTTAA
- a CDS encoding glycan-binding surface protein, translating into MNSYTHFNKLGALALLVGALSFSSCKKDDNNVCGGTPAITQVSSATDRTASIAKGNLADWVILQGNNFCNVQKIVFNDVEASLEDAYITPTEITVRVPRVIPKEVNNRISLVTAAGAVETAYTLSIPPLVIAGMSNEYTPAGQRMAVVGQNLDLYGITPETGKVLWAGTVLPILKTTADSAYFMVPTSAAKGATVKVVDANNVTRDVPGQYRDDRNIIFSYDMGGSVWGADTYITTAATPGPVNGKYLRVNKTIGAWEWTEFSANNLAIPNDVIVNPGNYALKFEVNTLKPFGTNVIKFLIDGNAGSVNTYQWKPIVPFNTRGKWSTMSIKLSDIINTPLLPSKAQHEFKFLFHGDGALDADISFDNFRIVPKD; encoded by the coding sequence ATGAACTCTTATACTCATTTTAACAAGCTAGGTGCCTTGGCCTTGCTGGTCGGCGCATTGTCGTTCTCTTCCTGCAAAAAGGATGACAACAACGTGTGCGGCGGCACGCCTGCCATCACCCAGGTCAGTAGCGCCACCGACCGCACGGCGTCGATCGCCAAAGGCAACCTCGCCGATTGGGTTATCCTTCAGGGAAACAACTTCTGCAACGTGCAGAAAATCGTCTTCAACGACGTAGAAGCTAGCCTAGAGGATGCGTACATCACGCCTACGGAAATCACGGTGCGCGTGCCGCGGGTGATACCCAAGGAAGTAAACAACAGGATCAGTTTGGTTACGGCGGCCGGCGCCGTTGAAACGGCGTACACTCTTTCTATTCCGCCCCTGGTAATCGCCGGAATGAGCAATGAGTACACGCCGGCAGGGCAGCGAATGGCTGTTGTAGGCCAAAATTTGGACCTGTATGGCATTACACCGGAAACCGGCAAAGTGCTCTGGGCGGGTACTGTGCTGCCTATCCTTAAAACAACGGCCGATTCGGCGTATTTCATGGTGCCGACCTCGGCGGCAAAGGGCGCCACGGTGAAAGTTGTGGATGCCAACAACGTGACGCGCGACGTGCCTGGTCAATACAGGGATGACCGAAACATAATCTTCAGTTATGATATGGGCGGTAGCGTGTGGGGAGCCGATACCTATATTACGACGGCGGCAACTCCTGGTCCGGTTAATGGCAAATACCTCCGCGTCAACAAAACGATTGGCGCCTGGGAGTGGACTGAGTTTTCGGCCAATAACCTGGCTATTCCGAATGATGTGATCGTTAACCCTGGTAACTATGCTCTCAAATTTGAGGTGAACACGCTGAAGCCATTTGGCACCAACGTTATTAAATTCCTCATCGACGGAAACGCAGGTAGTGTAAATACCTACCAGTGGAAACCTATAGTACCCTTTAATACCCGTGGCAAGTGGAGTACGATGTCTATCAAGCTGAGCGACATTATCAACACGCCGCTGCTGCCCTCTAAAGCCCAGCACGAATTCAAATTCCTGTTTCACGGAGATGGCGCGCTCGACGCAGATATATCCTTTGACAACTTCCGGATAGTGCCGAAAGATTAA
- a CDS encoding RagB/SusD family nutrient uptake outer membrane protein, translated as MKKIPLLALFFAATLATTACTDFLEEKPLDFVTPDQVTDPVFVANGALNALASGSMFRYGPFPNLWDYDSDDATGPSWAFGDVGAGNYQSYWGIDTGWNGPYTLIHRCNFGISQITAMTTVDEATKQNALGQLYFLRGWAYFLLVRAYGAVPVFEKAVTEGAEPQQPRVPVKDVYATIIDNLKLAEVNLKSTRDAGYEPGRPSKGAASSLLAKVYLTMASGSLPGGQVTVMGGKAFQLVGGKKVLLAPQALTHTKTVVAGLEGLNSAEYFKLARDKAQEVISSGEYFLFPSHAEVWTVANRNRGEHIWALQSISENPDFGNEISLFRRGRVDPSKADQLEGGWIGTSYQWYHNFEENDQRITDGVLHRWKMWSNTQFHYYPLSDSSVVKGVDNSSAAAAKRAKYGYQPTDVSALDDGRIGRLRKFEAVTKNTVTLGDFHFPLLRYPDVLLTFAEADNEVNSGPTLAAKGAVNQIRRRNGASEVGTLNQQQFRSFVLEERRRELALEGDRRWDLVRWGIYLPVMNAIDIDENNVIKRRQPKHLLFPIPISEVNANKLIGGNNPGW; from the coding sequence ACGGCCTGCACAGACTTCCTGGAAGAAAAACCGCTGGACTTTGTTACCCCCGATCAGGTAACGGATCCAGTATTCGTAGCCAACGGCGCGCTGAATGCTCTCGCCTCGGGCTCGATGTTTCGCTACGGCCCGTTTCCGAACCTGTGGGATTATGACTCCGATGATGCCACCGGACCTAGCTGGGCGTTCGGCGACGTAGGGGCCGGCAACTACCAGTCCTACTGGGGCATCGACACCGGCTGGAACGGCCCCTATACGCTGATTCACCGCTGCAACTTCGGCATCTCGCAGATCACGGCCATGACGACGGTGGATGAAGCCACCAAGCAGAATGCGTTGGGCCAGCTGTACTTTCTGCGCGGGTGGGCCTACTTCCTGCTGGTGCGGGCCTACGGAGCGGTTCCTGTATTCGAAAAGGCCGTGACGGAAGGCGCCGAGCCGCAGCAGCCCCGCGTGCCGGTAAAGGATGTGTACGCTACCATTATCGACAACCTGAAGCTGGCCGAAGTTAACCTGAAATCGACCAGAGACGCCGGGTACGAGCCAGGGCGCCCCAGCAAAGGCGCGGCCAGCAGCCTGCTCGCCAAAGTGTATCTCACTATGGCGTCGGGCTCCCTGCCCGGCGGCCAAGTAACGGTAATGGGCGGCAAAGCCTTTCAATTGGTCGGCGGCAAGAAGGTGTTGTTGGCGCCCCAGGCCCTTACGCACACCAAAACCGTAGTAGCGGGTCTGGAAGGGCTGAATTCGGCTGAATACTTCAAGCTCGCTCGCGATAAGGCGCAGGAGGTAATAAGCAGCGGCGAGTACTTTCTGTTCCCTTCGCACGCCGAGGTGTGGACCGTAGCCAACCGCAACCGCGGCGAGCATATCTGGGCGTTGCAGAGCATTTCCGAAAATCCTGATTTCGGCAACGAAATCTCCCTGTTTCGTCGGGGCCGCGTTGACCCTAGCAAGGCCGACCAACTCGAGGGCGGCTGGATTGGCACTTCCTACCAGTGGTATCATAACTTCGAGGAGAATGATCAGCGCATCACCGATGGGGTGCTGCACCGCTGGAAGATGTGGAGCAACACCCAGTTCCATTACTATCCGCTCAGCGATAGCTCGGTTGTGAAAGGCGTGGATAATAGCTCAGCCGCCGCGGCTAAACGCGCCAAGTACGGCTACCAGCCCACCGACGTGTCCGCCCTGGATGACGGCCGGATCGGGCGGCTGCGCAAGTTTGAGGCCGTGACCAAGAACACGGTTACCCTGGGCGACTTTCACTTCCCGCTGCTGCGCTACCCCGACGTACTGCTAACTTTCGCCGAAGCCGATAACGAAGTGAACAGCGGTCCGACTCTCGCCGCAAAAGGCGCAGTGAACCAGATTCGCCGCCGCAACGGGGCCTCGGAAGTGGGCACCCTGAACCAACAACAGTTCCGCTCCTTCGTGCTGGAAGAGCGCCGCCGCGAGCTAGCCCTGGAAGGCGACCGACGGTGGGATTTGGTCCGTTGGGGGATCTACCTGCCCGTAATGAACGCCATCGACATCGACGAGAACAACGTGATAAAGCGCCGGCAGCCGAAGCACTTGCTGTTTCCAATCCCGATTTCGGAAGTCAATGCCAACAAGCTTATCGGCGGCAATAACCCAGGCTGGTAA